In Rothia mucilaginosa, one genomic interval encodes:
- a CDS encoding bifunctional proline dehydrogenase/L-glutamate gamma-semialdehyde dehydrogenase, with translation MTHPFASEHYQKMALEARQLVRQWVNESQSIKPTFAAEQLAGVLKDPNGLPFTVGFVDGVIRPEDDNVSGRNLSRISGLAPSFLPWYMKSAVGFGGKLAGKVAWPTVPVARRVLREMVGHLIVDASEEKLGDAIAELTKTGNRLNVNLLGEAVLGDKEAEHRLAETKRLLARDDVDYVSIKVSAVSGPHQHWAFDEVVETAVRRLTPLYELAASSSPKKFINLDMEEYKDLDLTIEVFTKILDQPHLKDLEAGIVLQAYLPDTLAAMQHLQEWSAKRVAAGGAGIKVRLVKGANLSMEIVEAVMHGWPLTTWDTKQAADTNYKRVLDYALRPEHVKNVRLGIAGHNLFDVAFALLLSEDRGVKDRVEFEMLIGMAEQQAEIIRRRVGHLLLYVPVVNPKEFDVAIAYLIRRLEENASSENFMSGIFDLATDESIFKREEDRFMRALNSVTDEVPASKRTQNRLTENEDNVFVPAGRFENTPDTDPALSGNREWGRAILERSKTTKLGIETLKANELTSEADAEKLIKETEEAGKAWGKLSGHERAEILRKVGKAIALRRGDLLEVMAAEAGKTLEQGDTEVSEAIDFAYYYAMLAEDLEKIDGAKPKSVDLTLVVPPWNFPTAIPAGGVLAGLAAGSAVIFKPATITARTGALIAEIMWDAGVPKEVLKLVKVVDRAAGKLLISHPEVDRLILTGGYETAELFRSWRDDLPLFGETSGKNSIIVTPNADIDLAVKDVVYSAFGHAGQKCSAGSTVILVGSVAQSERFRRQLIDSVSSLHVAHPQDIESEMGPVVQKPEEKLLRGLTTLGPGERWLIQPKELDETGRLWSPGVREGVKPGSEYHMTEYFGPILGIMTADTLEEAIELQNAPDYGLTAGLHSLDADELELWLSKVQAGNLYVNRAITGAIVQRQPFGGWKKSTVGSGTKAGGPSYLIALSDWEPAQATATATTQSVTVRETLATIENSELGKREDFAFIKRGVSSDAHAWDTEFGFGHDPSKLGVERNILRYVPTQVLVRADESASAAETLRVVLAGLAANAPVALSVGKDLPVDVRGVLENKGIKYEVKSDAQFREYLASNAKTPVRALAGTPLEGTRIRYIGNDEKSLYTALGGRPDVAVYFAPVTEAGRIEMLPFLREQAVSITAHRFGNPNRFSERVISSR, from the coding sequence ATGACCCATCCTTTCGCATCTGAGCACTACCAGAAGATGGCTCTGGAAGCTCGTCAGCTTGTTCGCCAGTGGGTAAACGAGTCCCAGTCGATCAAGCCCACCTTCGCGGCTGAGCAGCTCGCCGGTGTTCTGAAGGACCCCAATGGTCTTCCCTTCACCGTCGGCTTTGTTGATGGCGTTATTCGCCCCGAAGACGACAACGTCTCCGGCCGCAACCTCTCCCGCATTTCCGGCCTGGCACCTTCCTTCCTGCCCTGGTACATGAAGTCCGCTGTTGGCTTCGGTGGCAAGCTGGCTGGCAAGGTCGCATGGCCCACCGTTCCCGTTGCACGCCGCGTGCTGCGCGAGATGGTTGGTCACCTGATCGTCGACGCTTCCGAGGAGAAGCTGGGCGACGCAATTGCAGAGCTGACCAAGACCGGTAACCGCCTGAACGTCAACCTGCTCGGTGAGGCAGTTCTGGGTGACAAGGAAGCAGAGCACCGCCTGGCTGAGACCAAGCGCCTGCTGGCACGTGACGACGTTGACTACGTCTCCATCAAGGTGTCCGCTGTTTCCGGCCCCCACCAGCACTGGGCATTCGACGAGGTCGTTGAGACCGCTGTTCGCCGCCTGACCCCGCTGTACGAGCTGGCTGCATCCAGCTCCCCCAAGAAGTTCATCAACCTGGACATGGAGGAGTACAAGGACCTGGACCTCACCATTGAGGTGTTCACCAAGATCCTGGACCAGCCCCACCTGAAGGACCTGGAAGCCGGTATCGTGCTCCAGGCATACCTGCCCGACACCCTGGCTGCAATGCAGCACCTGCAGGAGTGGTCCGCAAAGCGCGTTGCTGCTGGCGGCGCAGGCATCAAGGTCCGCCTGGTTAAGGGCGCAAACCTCTCCATGGAAATCGTCGAAGCTGTTATGCACGGCTGGCCGCTGACCACCTGGGACACCAAGCAGGCTGCTGACACCAACTACAAGCGCGTTCTGGACTACGCACTGCGCCCCGAGCACGTGAAGAACGTTCGCCTCGGTATTGCAGGCCACAACCTCTTCGACGTTGCTTTCGCACTGCTGCTGTCCGAGGACCGCGGCGTGAAGGACCGCGTCGAGTTCGAGATGCTGATTGGTATGGCTGAGCAGCAGGCAGAGATCATCCGCCGTCGCGTTGGCCACCTGCTGCTGTACGTGCCCGTCGTGAACCCCAAGGAATTCGACGTTGCTATCGCATACCTGATCCGTCGTCTCGAGGAGAACGCTTCCTCCGAGAACTTCATGTCCGGTATCTTCGACCTGGCAACCGACGAGTCCATCTTCAAGCGCGAAGAGGACCGCTTCATGCGTGCACTGAACTCCGTCACCGACGAGGTTCCCGCATCCAAGCGCACCCAGAACCGTCTGACCGAGAACGAGGACAACGTCTTCGTACCGGCAGGCCGCTTCGAGAACACCCCCGACACCGACCCTGCACTCTCCGGTAACCGCGAGTGGGGCCGCGCAATCCTCGAGCGTTCCAAGACCACCAAGCTGGGCATCGAAACCCTCAAGGCTAACGAGCTGACCAGCGAAGCTGACGCTGAGAAGCTGATCAAGGAAACTGAGGAAGCTGGTAAGGCATGGGGCAAGCTCTCCGGCCACGAGCGTGCAGAGATTCTGCGCAAGGTCGGTAAGGCTATCGCACTGCGCCGCGGTGACCTGCTGGAGGTTATGGCAGCTGAGGCTGGCAAGACCCTGGAGCAGGGCGACACCGAGGTCTCCGAGGCAATCGACTTCGCATACTACTACGCAATGCTGGCTGAGGACCTCGAGAAGATCGACGGCGCAAAGCCCAAGTCTGTTGACCTGACCCTGGTTGTTCCCCCGTGGAACTTCCCGACCGCTATTCCCGCCGGTGGTGTTCTGGCTGGTCTGGCTGCAGGTTCTGCTGTCATCTTCAAGCCCGCAACCATCACCGCTCGCACCGGTGCCCTGATCGCAGAGATCATGTGGGATGCAGGCGTTCCCAAGGAAGTTCTGAAGCTCGTCAAGGTTGTTGACCGCGCTGCAGGTAAGCTGCTCATCTCGCACCCCGAGGTTGACCGCCTGATCCTGACCGGTGGTTACGAGACCGCTGAGCTCTTCCGCTCCTGGCGTGATGACCTGCCCCTGTTCGGTGAGACCTCGGGTAAGAACTCCATCATCGTCACCCCGAACGCTGACATCGACCTCGCCGTCAAGGACGTCGTCTACTCGGCATTCGGTCACGCAGGTCAGAAGTGCTCCGCTGGTTCGACCGTCATCCTGGTTGGCTCCGTTGCACAGTCCGAGCGTTTCCGTCGTCAGCTGATTGACTCTGTCAGCTCCCTGCACGTGGCACACCCGCAGGACATCGAGTCCGAGATGGGCCCCGTTGTTCAGAAGCCGGAAGAGAAGCTGCTGCGCGGTCTGACCACCCTCGGCCCGGGCGAGCGCTGGCTCATCCAGCCCAAGGAACTGGACGAGACCGGTCGCCTCTGGAGCCCCGGTGTTCGTGAAGGCGTCAAGCCCGGTTCTGAGTACCACATGACCGAGTACTTCGGCCCCATCCTGGGTATCATGACCGCTGACACCCTGGAAGAGGCAATCGAGCTGCAGAACGCACCCGATTACGGCCTGACCGCAGGTCTGCACTCGCTGGATGCTGACGAGCTCGAGCTGTGGCTCTCCAAGGTCCAGGCAGGTAACCTGTACGTCAACCGTGCAATTACCGGTGCAATCGTTCAGCGTCAGCCCTTCGGTGGTTGGAAGAAGTCCACCGTTGGCTCCGGTACCAAGGCTGGTGGCCCCAGCTACCTGATCGCTCTGTCCGATTGGGAGCCCGCACAGGCAACCGCGACCGCAACCACCCAGTCGGTGACCGTCCGCGAGACCCTGGCTACCATCGAGAACTCCGAGCTGGGCAAGCGTGAGGACTTCGCATTCATCAAGCGCGGTGTCTCCTCTGACGCACACGCTTGGGACACCGAGTTCGGCTTCGGTCACGATCCCTCGAAGCTGGGCGTGGAGCGCAACATCCTGCGCTACGTACCTACCCAGGTTCTGGTTCGTGCAGACGAGTCCGCATCCGCAGCAGAGACCCTGCGCGTTGTGCTCGCCGGTCTGGCAGCTAACGCACCGGTTGCTCTGTCCGTCGGTAAGGACCTGCCGGTCGACGTTCGTGGCGTCCTCGAGAACAAGGGCATCAAGTACGAAGTTAAGTCGGACGCTCAGTTCCGCGAGTACCTGGCTTCGAACGCTAAGACCCCGGTTCGCGCACTGGCTGGTACCCCGCTGGAAGGCACCCGTATCCGCTACATCGGTAACGATGAGAAGTCCCTCTACACCGCACTGGGTGGTCGCCCGGACGTTGCAGTGTACTTCGCACCCGTCACCGAGGCTGGCCGTATCGAGATGCTGCCCTTCCTCCGCGAGCAGGCTGTTTCGATTACCGCACACCGTTTCGGTAACCCGAACCGCTTCTCCGAGCGCGTCATTTCTTCCCGCTAA
- a CDS encoding LysR family transcriptional regulator, giving the protein MSIYDIRRMQMLLEIQERGTVIAAAEALSLTPSAVSQQIATLEKETGTPLLQRIGRRVQLTSAGLIIVDSARSILRELDRMQTSVANLTGEPAGMVRLAIFQSAAFALLPETLSYLAEHAPSLTLQVLQIDPETGTSLTRSREYDMVLSEAYPHHHIPEYPELHSELLTEDPLSLIVPSTSTITSIEEAHALPWVLEMEQNTSRSWALNQCRTAGFEPVIRYSANDMITNSNLVKAGFAVTIVPGFILSSLSTTEGLRIVELPGKPCRKIFTAVRRESAANPAIAMVREALHHAVQVAFGEHDRSETA; this is encoded by the coding sequence ATGTCAATCTACGACATCCGACGCATGCAAATGCTCCTCGAAATCCAAGAACGCGGCACCGTCATCGCTGCCGCAGAAGCGCTCAGCCTCACCCCCTCCGCCGTCTCCCAGCAGATTGCCACCCTCGAAAAAGAAACCGGCACCCCGCTTCTGCAGCGCATCGGCAGGCGCGTACAGCTCACCAGCGCCGGACTCATCATCGTCGACAGCGCCCGCAGCATCCTGCGCGAACTCGACCGCATGCAAACCTCCGTCGCCAACCTCACCGGCGAACCCGCAGGCATGGTCCGCCTCGCCATCTTCCAGTCCGCGGCCTTCGCACTGCTACCGGAAACCCTCAGCTACCTTGCCGAACACGCACCCTCACTCACCCTGCAGGTACTGCAAATCGACCCCGAAACCGGAACCTCCCTGACTCGAAGCCGCGAATACGACATGGTGCTCTCCGAAGCCTACCCGCACCACCACATCCCCGAATACCCCGAACTGCACTCCGAACTACTCACCGAAGACCCGCTCAGCCTGATTGTGCCCAGCACCTCCACCATCACCTCAATCGAGGAGGCGCACGCACTGCCCTGGGTTCTCGAAATGGAACAGAACACCTCCCGCAGCTGGGCGCTCAACCAGTGCCGCACCGCAGGATTCGAGCCGGTCATCCGTTACAGCGCCAATGACATGATTACGAACTCCAACCTCGTCAAAGCAGGATTCGCCGTCACCATCGTGCCCGGCTTCATCCTCTCCTCCCTCTCCACCACCGAGGGGCTACGCATCGTCGAGCTACCCGGCAAGCCCTGCCGCAAAATCTTTACCGCCGTACGCCGAGAGTCCGCCGCCAACCCCGCCATCGCCATGGTGCGCGAAGCACTGCACCACGCGGTGCAGGTTGCATTCGGCGAACACGACAGGAGCGAAACCGCATAA